A stretch of the Pirellulales bacterium genome encodes the following:
- a CDS encoding ABC transporter ATP-binding protein — MDSTPAEIDATPHANGRQPVFEAYGVTKTYHMGEVDVHALRGIDLMLYEGEFVVFLGPSGSGKSTLLNILGGLDVPSSGVVKYHDNDLTAADDKELTAYRRNHVGFVFQFYNLIPSLTARENVELVTDISRDPMPSAEALRLVGLGERMNHFPAQMSGGEQQRVAIARAVAKRPAVLLCDEPTGALDIQTGIVVLEVIDRVNRELGTTTAVITHNQAIADMADRVIHLADGRITGIDENPRKLAPHELKW; from the coding sequence ATGGACTCGACACCAGCGGAAATTGACGCCACGCCCCATGCCAACGGACGCCAACCCGTTTTTGAAGCGTATGGCGTGACGAAGACGTACCACATGGGCGAAGTGGATGTGCATGCCTTGCGGGGCATCGATCTGATGCTCTACGAGGGGGAGTTTGTGGTCTTTCTGGGGCCCTCGGGGAGCGGAAAATCGACGCTGCTCAATATCCTGGGGGGCCTCGACGTACCAAGCTCTGGCGTTGTGAAGTACCACGACAACGACCTGACCGCGGCTGACGACAAGGAGTTGACCGCTTACCGCCGCAATCATGTCGGATTCGTGTTTCAGTTCTACAACCTGATTCCAAGTCTGACGGCGCGGGAAAACGTGGAACTGGTCACCGACATCTCGCGCGACCCGATGCCCAGCGCCGAAGCGCTGCGATTGGTGGGGCTGGGTGAGCGGATGAACCATTTTCCCGCGCAGATGTCTGGTGGGGAACAGCAACGGGTGGCGATCGCCCGGGCGGTGGCCAAGCGCCCGGCGGTGCTGTTGTGCGACGAGCCGACGGGCGCGTTGGATATTCAAACCGGCATTGTGGTGCTGGAAGTGATTGACCGGGTGAACCGCGAACTGGGGACCACCACCGCGGTGATCACGCACAATCAGGCGATCGCCGACATGGCCGATCGCGTGATTCATCTGGCCGATGGCCGCATCACGGGCATCGACGAGAATCCGCGCAAACTTGCGCCGCACGAGTTGAAGTGGTGA
- a CDS encoding FtsX-like permease family protein — translation MRKLDRKMLRDLWNMKEQAVAISLVISCGVATFVMALSTLSSLQLTQQTYYDRFRFADVFTQLKRAPLSLADRIAEIPGVSRVDPRIVMDVTLDVQGLAEPAVGRLISVPETHEPDLNAIYLRRGRYIQPGHSEEVLVSEGFADAHGFELGDSVAAIINRRKKMLKIVGIALSPEYIYQIRAGGLIPDDKRFGVFWMGRRPLEAAFDMDGAFNSLSLLLMPGANGEEVLRRLDLLTEPYGGTGAYLRKDQVSHQLLTNEMDQLRAMSLIAPSIFLSVAAFLLNVVVARIIVAQREQIAALKAFGYTNVDIGLHYIKMVLLITVVGDVLGVALGTWIGRSLTGIYARFYHFPVLTFQLNPDIVMLALFISGGAAVIGSIGSVRRAVKLPPAEAMRPEPPANFRATLLERMGLTALLSPSMRMILRHLERQPIKSALSSVGISMALSVLILGSFSIDALDYIIDVQYNFAQRYDVDVAFYQPRPARALHELEQLPGVMRTEPYRAVPVRLRLGHRSRRVAIAGYVPNAELQRPIDENVQPIHLPKQGLALGVKLAELLDARLGDVVTVEVMEGNRQVRHVPVSAIVSEFIGAGAYMDIHALNRLLQEGATISGGYLMTDAAKVDALYDTLKHTPDVAAVNVREVSINNFKKTIAENMLRMRLFNVAFATIIACGVVYNSARIALAERSRELASLRVLGFTRGEISTILLGELAVLTLAAIPLGMALGTGFAWFLTSRLDTDLFRIPLVIDPQTFAFAVIVVLAAAIASGLVVRRKLDHLDLVAVLKSRE, via the coding sequence ATGCGCAAGCTCGATCGCAAAATGCTCCGCGACCTTTGGAACATGAAAGAGCAGGCGGTCGCGATTTCGCTGGTGATTAGCTGCGGTGTGGCGACCTTTGTGATGGCGCTGTCCACCCTGTCGTCGCTGCAATTGACGCAGCAGACCTATTACGACCGCTTTCGCTTCGCCGACGTCTTCACTCAACTCAAGCGAGCGCCGCTTTCGTTGGCCGATCGAATCGCGGAGATACCGGGCGTGTCGCGGGTCGACCCGCGAATTGTGATGGATGTGACGCTTGACGTACAGGGCTTGGCCGAGCCGGCGGTAGGCCGGTTGATCTCCGTGCCAGAGACGCATGAGCCCGACCTGAACGCCATCTATCTGCGACGCGGCAGATATATTCAGCCCGGACACAGCGAGGAGGTGCTGGTCAGCGAGGGGTTTGCCGACGCTCACGGGTTTGAGTTGGGGGACTCGGTGGCGGCGATCATCAACCGCCGCAAAAAGATGCTCAAGATCGTCGGCATCGCACTGTCTCCGGAATACATCTACCAGATTCGCGCGGGGGGGCTGATTCCGGACGACAAGCGGTTTGGCGTGTTCTGGATGGGGCGCCGCCCGCTGGAAGCGGCGTTCGACATGGACGGCGCGTTCAACAGCCTGTCGCTGCTACTGATGCCGGGCGCGAATGGCGAAGAAGTGTTGCGCCGGCTCGACCTGTTGACCGAGCCATACGGCGGGACGGGCGCCTATCTGCGCAAAGATCAGGTGTCGCATCAGTTATTGACGAACGAGATGGATCAACTACGGGCGATGAGCCTGATTGCCCCGAGCATCTTTTTGTCGGTGGCGGCCTTCTTGTTGAATGTGGTCGTGGCGCGGATCATCGTTGCCCAGCGCGAGCAGATCGCCGCGCTTAAGGCATTTGGTTATACGAATGTCGACATCGGGCTGCACTATATCAAGATGGTGCTGCTGATCACTGTGGTGGGAGACGTGTTGGGGGTGGCGCTGGGGACCTGGATCGGGCGCTCGCTGACGGGGATCTATGCTCGCTTTTATCATTTTCCGGTGCTGACGTTTCAATTGAATCCGGACATTGTGATGCTGGCCTTGTTCATCAGCGGCGGCGCCGCGGTGATTGGCAGCATTGGCTCGGTGCGCCGCGCGGTAAAACTACCCCCCGCGGAGGCGATGCGTCCGGAACCGCCGGCGAATTTCCGCGCGACACTGCTGGAACGGATGGGCCTGACGGCGCTGTTGAGCCCCTCGATGCGGATGATCTTGCGGCACTTGGAACGGCAGCCGATCAAGTCGGCGCTGTCGTCGGTGGGGATTTCGATGGCGCTGTCCGTGTTGATTTTGGGGTCGTTTTCGATCGACGCCTTGGACTACATCATCGACGTGCAATACAACTTCGCGCAGCGGTACGACGTGGACGTGGCTTTCTATCAACCGCGGCCGGCGCGGGCGTTGCACGAACTGGAGCAATTGCCGGGCGTGATGCGAACCGAACCTTATCGGGCCGTGCCGGTGCGGCTGCGATTGGGACATCGGTCGCGGCGCGTGGCGATTGCCGGATACGTGCCGAATGCAGAACTGCAGCGGCCCATCGACGAGAACGTGCAACCGATTCATCTGCCCAAGCAGGGGTTGGCGCTGGGCGTCAAACTGGCGGAGCTTTTGGACGCGCGGCTGGGGGACGTTGTGACCGTGGAGGTGATGGAAGGCAATCGGCAGGTGCGGCACGTGCCGGTGTCGGCGATCGTGTCGGAGTTTATAGGCGCCGGCGCCTATATGGATATTCACGCGCTCAACCGGCTACTGCAGGAGGGAGCGACCATCAGCGGCGGCTATCTGATGACCGACGCGGCCAAGGTCGATGCGTTGTACGACACGCTCAAGCACACGCCGGACGTGGCGGCCGTGAACGTGCGCGAAGTGTCGATCAACAACTTCAAAAAGACCATCGCGGAGAACATGCTGCGGATGCGACTGTTCAACGTGGCGTTCGCCACGATCATCGCTTGCGGGGTGGTGTACAATAGCGCCCGCATCGCGCTGGCCGAGCGCAGCCGAGAATTAGCGAGCCTGCGCGTGTTGGGGTTCACGCGGGGCGAGATATCGACCATCTTGCTCGGCGAACTGGCGGTGTTGACGCTGGCGGCGATCCCGTTGGGGATGGCGCTGGGCACCGGCTTCGCCTGGTTTCTGACCAGCCGGCTGGACACTGACCTGTTCCGCATTCCGCTGGTGATTGATCCGCAGACCTTCGCGTTTGCCGTGATCGTGGTGCTGGCGGCGGCGATCGCCTCGGGCCTGGTAGTGCGGCGCAAGTTGGATCATTTGGATCTGGTGGCGGTGCTCAAGAGTCGAGAATAG
- a CDS encoding HlyD family efflux transporter periplasmic adaptor subunit has product MRRLIPIVVALAIAAAIAYAFWPKPLPVDFEPVSAGPMTVTVDEEGKTRIKERYIVSAPLGGQLQRIELDPGDPVKTGETLLAVIEPTDPALLDSRTIAETEARVKASEANVQQSNTAVERARVALEFAQNDLQRTQKLRERQQATLEELENADMLLRTRREDLQAAEFAVQIAKFELEQAQAALVRTKPGPRSPGETTNVAINSPITGTVLRVLQESATVVTPGVQLIELGDPRELEVEVDVLSSDAVKIDPGDHVWLEHWGGDRPLAGRVRRVDPAGFTKVSALGVEEQRVNVIIDFDDQYENRQSLGDAYRVEAKIVVWEEPQVLRVPASALFRVGEDWAVYRVNDTRAHLTKIEVGQTNALYAQVLSGLKAGDTVISHPSDKINDGVRVVKR; this is encoded by the coding sequence ATGCGACGACTGATTCCGATTGTAGTGGCCTTGGCGATCGCGGCGGCGATCGCGTATGCGTTTTGGCCCAAACCGCTGCCGGTCGATTTTGAGCCCGTGAGCGCGGGGCCGATGACGGTCACGGTGGATGAAGAGGGCAAGACGCGAATCAAAGAGCGCTATATTGTTTCGGCGCCGCTCGGCGGACAGTTGCAACGCATTGAGCTTGATCCGGGCGATCCCGTGAAAACGGGCGAAACGCTGCTGGCGGTGATTGAGCCGACCGATCCGGCGCTATTGGACTCGCGCACGATCGCCGAGACCGAAGCCCGCGTGAAAGCGTCTGAGGCAAACGTGCAACAATCGAACACGGCGGTGGAGCGTGCCCGAGTGGCGCTGGAGTTTGCGCAGAACGACTTGCAGCGAACCCAAAAACTGCGCGAACGACAGCAAGCGACGCTGGAAGAGCTAGAGAACGCCGACATGCTGCTGCGCACCCGCCGGGAGGATTTGCAGGCGGCGGAATTTGCCGTGCAGATCGCTAAGTTTGAGTTGGAACAAGCCCAGGCCGCTTTGGTGCGCACCAAGCCGGGGCCCCGTTCGCCGGGGGAAACGACCAATGTGGCGATCAACTCGCCGATCACCGGCACCGTGCTGCGCGTACTTCAAGAGAGCGCCACGGTGGTGACGCCGGGAGTGCAACTCATTGAGTTAGGCGACCCGCGCGAGTTGGAGGTGGAGGTCGATGTGCTGTCGAGCGACGCCGTGAAAATCGATCCTGGCGACCATGTGTGGCTGGAGCACTGGGGAGGCGATCGTCCGTTGGCAGGACGTGTGCGGCGTGTTGACCCGGCGGGCTTCACCAAGGTGTCGGCGCTGGGGGTGGAAGAGCAGCGCGTGAACGTGATCATCGACTTCGATGACCAATACGAGAACCGGCAATCGCTGGGAGACGCCTACCGCGTGGAGGCGAAGATCGTCGTTTGGGAAGAGCCGCAGGTGCTGCGCGTGCCCGCCAGTGCGCTGTTTCGAGTGGGCGAAGATTGGGCCGTGTATCGCGTGAACGACACGCGCGCCCATCTGACTAAGATCGAAGTCGGGCAAACCAACGCGCTGTATGCGCAGGTGCTGTCGGGCTTGAAGGCGGGGGACACGGTGATTTCGCACCCCAGCGACAAAATCAACGACGGCGTGCGAGTCGTCAAACGCTAG
- a CDS encoding Gfo/Idh/MocA family oxidoreductase produces MRNLTPEEVTVGKGNFHSAIGSDLTRREFLQGTIAAGVVSGAGLGAAYFGYQQITGDPVRVGVIGTGDEGSVLIGAHTPQYVQVMAIADIRPFNIYRAFHGDESSASALKARPGLLSKYDWKSEDEAKKHVKVYGDYKELLKDPDIEAVIIALPLHLHAPVAIEAMQAGKHVLTEKLMAHSVSQCKDMGRVSRQTGKLLATGHQRHYSILYDNAKDLIHRGLIGDLHHIRAQWHRGNLPGKDSWQQPLPEQLTKDLAKLNEQLASAKPGDMEKLMTKKRILEQQVKDADVDAAKHGYQQTTRPSGYVCSPLEELIRWRLWNRTGGGLMAELGSHQLDASSIFISAMNEKGEKVQPLRVSGIGCRNVFPDDRDIDDHVHCMFEFPAPGYESDPAKRIVVSYSSINGNGYGGYGECVFGTKGTLILEREQEVMLFKDSSTTTNIKVAKGKGGAPTLDTTDSGGGPAAAVGKQALESGPVSRGYTEEIEHWAWCIRNPSAENQPKCKPEVAMADAIIALVSNQAMAERRLIEFKKEWFDIASDETPNGVPPSVKNA; encoded by the coding sequence ATGCGAAATCTCACACCAGAAGAAGTCACAGTCGGCAAAGGCAACTTCCACTCCGCCATCGGCAGCGATCTGACGCGCCGCGAGTTTCTGCAAGGGACCATCGCGGCCGGCGTTGTCTCCGGCGCGGGGCTCGGCGCCGCCTACTTCGGCTATCAGCAAATCACCGGCGACCCGGTCCGCGTGGGCGTCATCGGCACAGGCGACGAAGGCAGCGTGCTCATTGGCGCCCATACGCCGCAATATGTGCAGGTGATGGCGATCGCCGATATTCGACCGTTCAACATCTATCGCGCGTTTCATGGCGACGAGTCGAGCGCCTCGGCGCTCAAGGCTCGGCCGGGCCTATTGAGCAAGTACGACTGGAAGTCTGAGGACGAAGCCAAAAAGCACGTCAAGGTTTACGGCGATTACAAAGAACTGCTCAAAGACCCCGATATCGAGGCGGTGATCATCGCCCTGCCTCTCCACCTGCATGCGCCCGTCGCCATCGAGGCCATGCAGGCCGGCAAGCACGTGCTGACCGAAAAGCTCATGGCCCACAGCGTGAGCCAGTGCAAAGACATGGGACGCGTCTCGCGGCAGACCGGCAAGCTGCTCGCCACCGGCCACCAACGCCACTACAGCATTCTGTACGACAACGCCAAAGACTTGATCCATCGCGGGTTGATCGGCGATCTGCATCACATTCGCGCCCAGTGGCATCGCGGCAATCTGCCCGGCAAAGATAGCTGGCAACAACCGCTGCCGGAACAACTGACCAAGGATCTCGCCAAGCTCAACGAGCAACTGGCCTCCGCCAAGCCGGGCGACATGGAAAAGCTGATGACGAAAAAGCGCATCCTGGAACAGCAGGTCAAAGACGCCGATGTCGATGCCGCCAAGCACGGCTACCAGCAAACCACCCGGCCCAGCGGCTACGTCTGCTCCCCGCTCGAAGAGTTGATTCGCTGGCGGCTTTGGAACCGCACGGGCGGCGGACTGATGGCCGAACTCGGCAGCCATCAACTCGACGCGTCGAGCATCTTCATCAGCGCCATGAACGAAAAGGGCGAAAAGGTGCAGCCGCTGCGCGTCTCGGGCATTGGCTGTCGCAACGTCTTTCCCGACGATCGCGATATCGACGACCATGTCCATTGCATGTTCGAGTTCCCGGCGCCCGGCTACGAGAGCGACCCCGCCAAGCGCATTGTCGTCAGCTACTCGTCAATCAACGGCAACGGCTATGGTGGCTATGGCGAGTGCGTCTTTGGCACCAAGGGCACGCTCATCCTCGAGCGCGAGCAAGAGGTGATGCTCTTCAAAGATTCGTCCACCACCACCAACATCAAGGTCGCCAAAGGCAAGGGCGGCGCGCCCACGCTCGACACTACTGATAGCGGCGGCGGCCCGGCGGCGGCGGTCGGCAAACAAGCGCTCGAAAGCGGCCCTGTCAGCCGCGGCTACACCGAGGAGATCGAGCACTGGGCCTGGTGCATTCGCAATCCGTCCGCCGAAAACCAACCCAAGTGCAAGCCCGAGGTGGCCATGGCCGACGCGATCATCGCGCTGGTCAGCAACCAGGCCATGGCCGAGCGCCGCTTGATCGAATTCAAGAAAGAGTGGTTTGACATCGCCAGCGACGAAACGCCCAACGGCGTCCCCCCGAGCGTCAAGAACGCGTAA
- a CDS encoding peptidyl-alpha-hydroxyglycine alpha-amidating lyase family protein, with the protein MIDANYSRASRLGLWTAALVGVIFTAVATNAARGQDADDPVVTVYDVDPNWPQRPNEVSGKGWVSGLAIDAEDRVWLFRKSDDPVQVYTAAGDFVRTWGRGLFLNPHQLRIDHEGNVWVADFGFHVVQKFTPEGQLLLTLGVRGEKGEDERHFNMPTDMAITPSGDIFVSDGYGNRRIVHFTKEGKFVKTFGTAGGGPGQFVLPHAIVVDASGVLYIADRNSGRIQLFNQDGKFLDQWSNVLMPWGLSMTRDNELWVCGSSPHWWYRHGVYPEYKDQLLMRFASNGRAMQTWTLPLGDIGANKDQPDTSRIKPGETVGAHCIAQDSRGNVYVGDIYGERAQKFVPVSKR; encoded by the coding sequence ATGATCGACGCGAATTATTCGCGAGCATCGCGGCTGGGATTGTGGACGGCGGCGCTTGTAGGAGTGATCTTCACGGCGGTTGCGACCAATGCCGCCCGTGGGCAGGACGCCGATGATCCGGTGGTGACGGTGTACGACGTCGATCCCAATTGGCCCCAGCGGCCAAACGAGGTCAGCGGCAAGGGATGGGTTTCGGGCTTGGCGATCGACGCTGAGGATCGCGTGTGGTTGTTTCGCAAGAGCGATGATCCGGTCCAGGTCTACACGGCGGCCGGCGATTTTGTGCGTACCTGGGGGCGAGGCCTGTTTCTGAACCCCCATCAACTGCGCATTGACCACGAAGGCAACGTGTGGGTCGCTGATTTTGGATTTCACGTTGTGCAGAAGTTCACGCCAGAAGGACAACTGCTGCTGACACTCGGAGTGCGCGGCGAAAAGGGGGAGGACGAGCGGCACTTCAACATGCCCACTGACATGGCGATCACTCCGTCGGGCGATATCTTTGTCAGCGATGGGTACGGCAATCGCCGCATTGTCCACTTCACCAAGGAGGGCAAATTCGTCAAGACATTCGGCACGGCCGGCGGCGGGCCGGGGCAGTTTGTGTTGCCGCACGCCATTGTCGTCGACGCCAGCGGCGTGCTCTACATCGCCGATCGCAACAGCGGCCGCATTCAACTGTTCAACCAGGACGGCAAGTTTCTCGACCAATGGTCGAACGTGCTGATGCCGTGGGGGCTGAGCATGACGCGCGACAACGAGCTGTGGGTCTGCGGGTCGTCGCCGCATTGGTGGTATCGGCACGGGGTATATCCCGAATACAAGGACCAGTTGCTGATGCGCTTCGCGAGCAACGGCCGCGCGATGCAAACTTGGACGCTACCGCTGGGGGACATCGGCGCGAACAAGGACCAGCCCGATACCTCAAGAATCAAGCCGGGCGAGACGGTCGGCGCGCATTGCATCGCGCAAGATTCGCGGGGCAACGTGTACGTCGGCGACATTTACGGAGAGCGGGCGCAGAAATTCGTACCGGTGTCGAAGCGATAA